Within the Streptomyces sp. NBC_00353 genome, the region CGCAGACAGAGCCGCGCCCTCGACGCGCCCTGCGCCGAGGCCGAAGATCGGGGACATATGAGAACCCAGTGCTGGAGATGGCGGGTCCTTTCCGCCGTGGTCACCACCAGTCGTCTGATGATCGGCTGGCCGGCGCTCACCGCGTCGGCGGCCGGCGGCCCGAACATCGCCGTCGGCCGACCCGCCGCCGCGAGCAGCGCCAACAGTGAGTACACCGCCCGGAACATCACGGACGGAGACCGGTCGACCTACTGGGAAGGGGCCGGCAGCAGCCTGCCCCAGTGGGTGCAGACCGACCTCGGAACCGACACCCGTATCGACGAGGTCACGCTGAAACTGCCCGCGGGCTGGGAGAGCCGGCAGCAGACACTCTCGCTCCAGGGAAGCGCCGACGGCACCAGCTTCTCGACGCTGAAGACCTCCGCCGCCTACACCTTCGCTCCGGGCAGCTCCAACCAGGTGACCATCGCCTTCCCGGCCACCCGGACCCGCTTCGTCCGTGTGAACATCACGGCGAACACGGGCTGGCGGACCGCGCAGCTCTCCGAGCTGGAGGTCCGTACGGCGGGGGAGTCGTCGGTCGACCTCGCCGCGGGCCGCACGCTGACGGCGAGCAGCTACACCGAGACATATGTGGCCGCCAACGCCAACGACGGCAACCCGGCCACCTACTGGGAATCGCGCAACGGTGATCTGCCGCAGTGGATCCAGGCCGACCTGGGAGCCTCGGTGCGTGTGGACCGGGTGGTGCTACGGCTGCCGGACGGCTGGGAGCCCAGGACCCAGACACTGAAGATCCAGGGAAGTACCAACGGTTCGGACTTCACCGATCTCACCCCGTCCAAGGACTACGCGTTCAGTCCCACCGGCGGTGAGACGGCGACGGTCTCCTTCGACGCCACGACCACGCGTCACGTACGGGTGCTGGTCGGCGCCAACACCGGTCGCGCGGCCGCCCAGCTCTCCGAACTGGAGATCTACGGCCCGGCGACCGGGGACGCCGATCCGCCGACCGCGCCCGGAGGGCTGGCGTACACCGAGCCGACGACCGGTCAGATCAAGCTGACCTGGCAGGCGTCGACGGACAACAAGGGCGTCACCGGCTACGACATCTACGCCGACAACGCACTTCTGACCAGCGTGGCCGGGAACGTCACCGCGTATACCGACACCCGTCCCGCCGATGCCACCGTTGCCTACTTCGTACGGGCCAAGGACGCGGCGGGCAACGAGTCGGCCAACAGCAACACCGTGACCCGCAGGGCGGACACGGGGGACACGCAGGCGCCCACCGCACCCTCGGGCCTCGCCTTCACCGAGCCGGCCTCCGGTCAGATCAAGCTGACCTGGCAGGCGTCGACGGACAACAAGGGCGTCACCGGCTACGACATCTACGCCAACAACGTCCTCCGCAGGAGCGTGGCTGGCGACGTCACCACGTACACGGACACCCAGTCCGCGGGCACCACCGTCTCGTACGTCGTACGGGCCGAGGACGCGGCCGGCAACATATCCGGCGACAGCAACACCGTCACCCGCAACGGCAGCAGCGGATCGGCTTCCGACCTAGCCGTCGGCAAGCCGATCACGGCCTCGTCCGTGGTCCACACGTTCGTCGCCGAGAACGCCAACGACAACCAGCTGACGACCTACTGGGAGGGTGCGGGCGGCAGTTACCCGAACACCCTGACCGTGAAGCTGGGAGCCAACGCCGACACCGAGAGTGTCGTGGTGAAGCTCAACCCGGACAGCAGTTGGGGCGCCCGGACCCAGAACATCCAGGTCCTCGGACGTGAGCAGAGCGCCACGTCCTTCACGAGTCTGGTCGGGGCGAAGGACTACGTGTTCAGCCCCGCGACCGGCAACACGGTGACCATCCCGGTCGACGCCCGGGTCGCCGACGTCCAGCTGAGGTTCACCTCCAACACCGGCTCCGGTGCCGGCCAGGTCGCGGAGTTCCAGGTCCTGGGTGCCCCGGCTCCCAACCCGGACCTGCAGGTCACCGCGGTCGAGGTCGCTCCTGCCGCACCGGTCGAGTCGGACGCGATCACCCTGGCCGCGACGGTGCGCAACAGCGGAGCGGTCGCCGCGCCCGCGAGCAAGCTCGAATTCCGGCTGGGCGGCTCCAAGGTGGCCACCGTGCCGGTGGGTGCGCTCGCGGCCGGATCGTCCACCCAGGTCAGTGCGGACATCGGGCCGCGCGACGCGGGCTCGTACGAACTGAGCGCCGTCGCGGACGCGGCGGGCGAGGTCATCGAGCAGAACGAGACCGACAACACCTGTACGCGTGCGGACGCGCTGGTGGTGAAGCCGGTGTCCAGCTCGGACCTGGTGGCCACCGCGGTCACCACCTCGCCGTCGGCCCCGGCCGACGGCGACGATGTCACGTTCTCCGTCGCGGTGAAGAACCAGGGCACCGTGGCATCCGCGAGCGGCAGCCACGCCATCACGCTGAGCCTGATCGACTCCAAGGGCGCCACGGTGAAAACCCTCACCGGTGCACACAGCGGAGCCATCGCCGCCGGTGCGACCACCGCGCCGGTGAACCTGGGCAGTTGGACGGCCGCCAACGGCTCGTACACCGTGAAGGTCGTCCTCGCCGACGACGCCAATGAGCTCCCGGTGAAGAGGGAGAACAACACCAGCACCGAGTCCCTCTTTGTCGGCCGCGGGGCCAACATGCCGTACGACACGTACGAGGCGGAGGACGGCGTCACGGGCGGCGGCGCCCAGGTCGTCGGCCCGAACAGGACCGTCGGTGACATCGCGGGCGAGGCGTCGGGCCGCAAGGCCGTCACCCTCGACAACACGGGTAACTATGTCGAGTTCACCACCAGAGCGAGTACCAACACCCTGGTGACACGGTTCTCCGTCCCGGACTCCGCGGGCGGCGGCGGCATCGACACCGAACTCAATGTGTATGTGGACGGCACCTTCCTGAAGGCGATCGACCTCACCTCGAAGTACGCGTGGCTGTACGGCGCCGAGACGGGCCCCGGCAACGCGCCGGGATCCGGGGCGCCCCGGCACATCTACGACGAGGCGAACATGATGCTGGGAAAGACCGTTCCGGCCGGGAGCAGGATCCGGCTGCAGAAGGACGCGGCCAACACCAGCACCTATGCGATCGACTTCGTCAGCCTGGAGCAGGTCGCGCCGGTTGCCAACCCGGACCCCGCCACGTACACCGTCCCGGCCGGATTCACCCACCAGGACGTCCAGAACGCCCTGGACAAGGTCCGGATGGACACCACCGGACAGCTCGTCGGCGTCTATCTGCCGGCCGGTGAGTACGAGACGTCCAGCAAATTCCAGGTCTACGGAAAGGCAGTGAAGGTCGTCGGGGCGGGGCCCTGGTACACCAGGTTCCACGCCCCGTCCGGGCAGGAGAACACCGATGTCGGATTCCGTGCGGAGGCCAGTGCGAAGGGTTCGTCGTTCGCGAACTTCGCGTACTTCGGCAATTACACCTCGCGCATCGACGGACCGGGCAAGGTGTTCGACTTCTCGAATGTCTCCGACATCGTGATCGACAACATCTGGAACGAACACATGGTGTGCCTCTACTGGGGAGCGAACACCGACTCCATCACCATCAAGAACTCCCGCATCCGCAATCTGTTCGCCGACGGCGTCAACATGACCAACGGCTCGACCGACAACCTCGTGACCAACAACGAGGCCCGGGCCACGGGCGACGACAGCTTCGCACTGTTCTCGGCGATCGACGCCGGGGGCTCGGACATGAAGAACAACGTCTACGAGAATCTGACCTCGATCCTCACCTGGCGTGCCGCGGGAGTCGCCGTCTACGGCGGCTACGACAACACCTTCCGCAATATCCGCATCGCGGACACCCTGGTGTACTCGGGGATCACGGTCAGCTCGCTGGACTTCGGATACCCGATGAATGGATTCGGGACCGGACCGACCACGATCGAGAATGTGTCGGTCGTCCGTTCCGGCGGCCATTTCTGGGGATCGCAGACCTTCCCCGGGATCTGGCTCTTCTCGGCGTCCAAGGTGTTCCAGGGCATTCGCATCAACAACGTGGACATCGTCGATCCGACGTACAGCGGCATCATGTTCCAGACCAACTATGTGGGCGGGCAGCCCCAGTTCCCGATCAAGGACACCGTCCTCAGCGACATCTCGATCTCCGGAGCCCGCAAGAGCGGCGACGCGTACGACGCCAAGTCCGGCTTCGGACTGTGGGCCAACGAGATGCCGGAGGCGGGCCAGGGGCCCGCGGTCGGTGAGGTCACCTTCAACGGCCTGAAGCTGAGCAACAACGCGCAGGACGTGAAGAACACGACCTCCACCTTCCGGATCAACACCAACCCGTAGCACGGAACCGCAGGTCAGGGACGCCGCCCGGGAGGCTGGGCGGGCGGCGTTCCGAGCCGCGCGGAAGTTCCGCCACGCACGTCACATGCGTAGCACTGTCAAACTTTTACGAAAACTGCGCGAGATATTGCGCAGGGATGTCAGCGGTGGTTGAGTGTGCCGCGCCCCGGCAGAGAGCCGGCCGAGGGACTTCCACGCCCATGCCCGAAGGGACCATCGATGAGAAGTGCTGGGTTCCGCAGTCATCGCCGTACACGCCGCACCTCCGCGGCCGCCCTCGTCACCGCACTCGCCCTGACCGCTCTCGCCTCATGCGGTACGAGCAGTAGCAGCGACAACAACAACGGCGGCGGCTCCGGCGGCTCGTCCGACCCGTCAGCTCCGCTGGACCCGAAGGCGAAGGTGACCCTCTCGATCGACTGCATGCCGCCGGCCGCGAAGGCCGCGGAACTGCGGGAGTGGAACGAGGACATCAAGACGTTCAACAAGAAGTACCCGAACGTCAAGATCAACGGAAAGTCCACCCCGGGTCAGTGCCTGGAGCCGCCGCGCTTCACCGCCATGCTCAAGGCGAAGTCGCAGCCCGACGTCTTCTACGCGTACTTCACCGACCTCGAACAGGTACTGGACAACGACGGGGCGACCGACATCTCCGCCTACGTCACCGACAAGTCGGTCCCGGCTCTGAAGGACATCCAGCCGCAAGTCCTCGACGTGGCCCGCAAGGACGGCAAGCTCTACGCCCTGCCGACCAGCAACTACACCATGGGCCTGATGATCAACCGGAAACTCTTCACCCAGGCCGGTCTCGACCCGGACACACCGCCGGCCACCTGGGAAGAGGTCCGGGCCGCCGCCAAGAAGATCGCGGCACTCGGCAAGGGCATCGCGGGCTACGGCGAGTACAGCGCGGCCAACACAGGCGGCTGGCACTTCACCGCCAC harbors:
- a CDS encoding discoidin domain-containing protein codes for the protein MRTQCWRWRVLSAVVTTSRLMIGWPALTASAAGGPNIAVGRPAAASSANSEYTARNITDGDRSTYWEGAGSSLPQWVQTDLGTDTRIDEVTLKLPAGWESRQQTLSLQGSADGTSFSTLKTSAAYTFAPGSSNQVTIAFPATRTRFVRVNITANTGWRTAQLSELEVRTAGESSVDLAAGRTLTASSYTETYVAANANDGNPATYWESRNGDLPQWIQADLGASVRVDRVVLRLPDGWEPRTQTLKIQGSTNGSDFTDLTPSKDYAFSPTGGETATVSFDATTTRHVRVLVGANTGRAAAQLSELEIYGPATGDADPPTAPGGLAYTEPTTGQIKLTWQASTDNKGVTGYDIYADNALLTSVAGNVTAYTDTRPADATVAYFVRAKDAAGNESANSNTVTRRADTGDTQAPTAPSGLAFTEPASGQIKLTWQASTDNKGVTGYDIYANNVLRRSVAGDVTTYTDTQSAGTTVSYVVRAEDAAGNISGDSNTVTRNGSSGSASDLAVGKPITASSVVHTFVAENANDNQLTTYWEGAGGSYPNTLTVKLGANADTESVVVKLNPDSSWGARTQNIQVLGREQSATSFTSLVGAKDYVFSPATGNTVTIPVDARVADVQLRFTSNTGSGAGQVAEFQVLGAPAPNPDLQVTAVEVAPAAPVESDAITLAATVRNSGAVAAPASKLEFRLGGSKVATVPVGALAAGSSTQVSADIGPRDAGSYELSAVADAAGEVIEQNETDNTCTRADALVVKPVSSSDLVATAVTTSPSAPADGDDVTFSVAVKNQGTVASASGSHAITLSLIDSKGATVKTLTGAHSGAIAAGATTAPVNLGSWTAANGSYTVKVVLADDANELPVKRENNTSTESLFVGRGANMPYDTYEAEDGVTGGGAQVVGPNRTVGDIAGEASGRKAVTLDNTGNYVEFTTRASTNTLVTRFSVPDSAGGGGIDTELNVYVDGTFLKAIDLTSKYAWLYGAETGPGNAPGSGAPRHIYDEANMMLGKTVPAGSRIRLQKDAANTSTYAIDFVSLEQVAPVANPDPATYTVPAGFTHQDVQNALDKVRMDTTGQLVGVYLPAGEYETSSKFQVYGKAVKVVGAGPWYTRFHAPSGQENTDVGFRAEASAKGSSFANFAYFGNYTSRIDGPGKVFDFSNVSDIVIDNIWNEHMVCLYWGANTDSITIKNSRIRNLFADGVNMTNGSTDNLVTNNEARATGDDSFALFSAIDAGGSDMKNNVYENLTSILTWRAAGVAVYGGYDNTFRNIRIADTLVYSGITVSSLDFGYPMNGFGTGPTTIENVSVVRSGGHFWGSQTFPGIWLFSASKVFQGIRINNVDIVDPTYSGIMFQTNYVGGQPQFPIKDTVLSDISISGARKSGDAYDAKSGFGLWANEMPEAGQGPAVGEVTFNGLKLSNNAQDVKNTTSTFRINTNP
- a CDS encoding extracellular solute-binding protein → MRSAGFRSHRRTRRTSAAALVTALALTALASCGTSSSSDNNNGGGSGGSSDPSAPLDPKAKVTLSIDCMPPAAKAAELREWNEDIKTFNKKYPNVKINGKSTPGQCLEPPRFTAMLKAKSQPDVFYAYFTDLEQVLDNDGATDISAYVTDKSVPALKDIQPQVLDVARKDGKLYALPTSNYTMGLMINRKLFTQAGLDPDTPPATWEEVRAAAKKIAALGKGIAGYGEYSAANTGGWHFTATQYSLGGDVVDSTGKKAAFNDDTGKQVLQQLHDMRWEDNSMGQTQLLKWGDLQKQIASDKLGMFLAAPDDITYMVQQLGAKYENFGMGPIPGAKGTLFGGNNYMIKKGSSPDQIKAAVAWLNFKNLTQGKGQFDWARTKADQLPVGLPQPNFFLGDTKTKDDAQRVANATMPVENFKAFMDNPVTGKAEPPKAQEIYKILDNAMSGVLTNKNANIDKLLSDAEKQVNQVLANQ